One genomic region from Leucoraja erinacea ecotype New England chromosome 36, Leri_hhj_1, whole genome shotgun sequence encodes:
- the LOC129713657 gene encoding mucin-2-like, whose translation TTTGVTESPTTPEPTTTGVTESPTTPEPTTTGVTESPTTPEPTTTGTTESPTTPEPTTTGTTESPTTPEPTTTGTTESPTTPGPTAASTTESPTTPEPTTTGTTESPTTPEPTTTGVTESPTTPETTTVTTTSPTTPGPTTSSTTESTTTAQTPGVVNVPLSFSIDREFNPNLSNRSSPEFRSLSTDIIRGLNNVFGETPGFLRAVVNNFRNGSIIANCTIEYETTATPPTEAEVVTDLADALENGTDLGNVTLIRSSIRSGDTTLNDLTSTTTGVTESPTTPEPTTTGTTESPTTPETTTTGTTESPTTPGPTTTGTTESPTTPEPTTTGTTESPTTPEPTTTGTTESPTTPEPTTTGTTESPTTPEPTTTGTTESPTTPEPTTTGTTESPTTPEPTTTGTTESPTTPEPTTTGTTESPTTPEPTTTGTTESPTTPEPTTTGTTESPTTPEPTTTGTTESPTTPEPTTTGTTESPTTPEPTTTGTTESPTTPEPTTTPEPTTTGTTESPTTPEPTTTGTTESPTTPEPTTTGTTESPTTPETTTTGTTESPTTPEPTTTGTTESPTTPEPTTTGTTESPTTPEPTTTGTTESPTTPEPTTTGTTESPTTPEPTTTGTTESPTTPEPTTTGTTESPTTPEPTTTGTTESPTTPEPTTTGTTESPTTPEPTTTVTQSPTTPEPTTTGTTESPTTPETTTTGTTESPTTPETTTTGTTESPTTPETTTTVTTESPTTPEPTTTGVTESPTTPETTTTGTTESPTTPETTTTVTTESTTTPEPTTTGTTESTTTPGPTTTGVTESPTTPEPTTTVTTESPTTPEPTTVTTESPTTPEPTTTVTTESPTTPGPTTSSTTESTTTTQTPGVVNVPLSFSIDREFNPSLSVRSSPEFQSLSTDIIRGLNNVFRETPNFRRASVNSFRRGSIIADCNLAFENNTIPPTESEVVRQLLNNLDNGTELGNVTLFPRTIRSGATTVNNLEPISLTISYVIEDRAFTTDLSNMGSTAFGDLSSSVINWLNPVLTSVLLPSTMSNYTVMFSNDSTMVQVSTNVQINTTAIANPQMLLMLLSQNVSDSGFDIVISSIIVNGMSLVTDRFPLQLRFTNLNFTTDLDMRGTNRFRNLSATITEVVNDIFRNNPNFTDIVVNGFARGSVLSDTTITAERGTITPAAAAQALANNADAFARRGLRLDANALTNTTTTVPTTTTGRTTAVTMTTPPIMPTTPIMPTTPTTPGQTVNQIPPQPFPSFAIAIIVMCILALFATIIAIVLCIKSGYWSKMTNAFQLESPDNLDLRLPMFGGRSYNFN comes from the exons acaactacaggagtaactgaatcaccaactacacctgaaccaacaactacaggtgtaactgaatcaccaactacacctgaaccaacaactacaggtgtaactgaatcaccaactacacctgaaccaacaactacaggtacaactgaatcaccaactacacctgaaccaacaactacaggtacaacagaatcaccaactacacctgaaccaacaactacaggtacaacagaatcaccaactacacctggaCCAACAGCTGCCAGTACAACAGAATCACCgactacacctgaaccaacaactacaggtacaactgaatcaccaactacacctgaaccaacaactacaggtgtaactgaatcaccaactacacctgaaacAACAACTGTTACAACTACGTCACCAACTACACCTGGACCAACAACCTCCAGTACGACTGAATCAACTACAACCGCCCAAACTCCGGGGGTAGTTAATGTCCCGCTCTCTTTCAGTATTGATCGTGAATTTAACCCAAATTTAAGTAATCGAAGTTCTCCCGAATTCCGATCCTTGTCTACCGATATTATTAGAGGG CTTAATAATGTGTTTGGAGAAACCCCAGGTTTCCTTCGAGCAGTAGTCAATAATTTCAG GAATGGATCCATTATCGCAAATTGCACCATAGAGTACGAAACCACGGCCACACCGCCTACTGAGGCCGAAGTGGTGACTGATTTGGCGGATGCTTTAGAAAACGGCACAGATTTAGGAAACGTCACACTTATTCGATCGTCCATCCGTTCTGGTG ATACCACTTTGAACGATTTGACATCTACAACTACAGGTgtaactgaatcaccaactacacctgaaccaacaactacaggtacaactgaatcaccaactacacctgaaacaacaactacaggtacaactgaatcaccaactacacctgggccaacaactacaggtacaactgaatcaccaactacacctgaaccaacaactacaggtacaactgaatcaccaactacacctgaaccaacaactacaggtacaactgaatcaccaactacacctgaaccaacaactacaggtacaactgaatcaccaactacacctgaaccaacaactacaggtacaactgaatcaccaactacacctgaaccaacaactacaggtacaactgaatcaccaactacacctgaaccaacaactacaggtacaactgaatcaccaactacacctgaaccaacaactacaggtacaactgaatcaccaactacacctgaaccaacaactacaggtacaactgaatcaccaactacacctgaaccaacaactacaggtacaaccgaatcaccaactacacctgaaccaacaactacaggtacaactgaatcaccaactacacctgaaccaacaactacaggtacaactgaatcaccaactacacctgaaccaacaactacaggtacaactgaatcaccaactacacctgaaccaacaactacacctgaaccaacaactacaggtacaactgaatcaccaactacacctgaaccaacaactacaggtacaacagaatcaccaactacacctgaaccaacaactacaggtacaactgaatcaccaactacacctgaaacaacaactacaggtacaactgaatcaccaactacacctgaaccaacaactacaggtacaacagaatcaccaactacacctgaaccaacaactacaggtacaactgaatcaccaactacacctgaaccaacaactacaggtacaactgaatcaccaactacacctgaaccaacaactacaggtacaactgaatcaccaactacacctgaaccaacaactacaggtacaactgaatcaccaactacacctgaaccaacaactacaggtacaactgaatcaccaactacacctgaaccaacaactacaggtacaactgaatcaccaactacacctgaaccaacaactacaggtacaactgaatcaccaactacacctgaaccaacaactacagtaactcaatcaccaactacacctgaaccaacaactacaggtacaactgaatcaccaactacacctgaaacaacaactacaggtacaactgaatcaccaactacacctgaaacaacaactacaggtacaacagaatcaccaactacacctgaaacAACAACAACTGTtacaactgaatcaccaactacacctgaaccaacaactacaggtgtaactgaatcaccaactacacctgaaacAACAACCACAGGTACAACAGAATCACCGACTACACCTGAAACAACAACAACTGTTACAACAGAATCAacaactacacctgaaccaacaactacaggtacaacaGAATCAACAACTACACCTGGACCAACAACTACAGGTgtaactgaatcaccaactacacctgaaccaacaacaACTGTTACAAcagaatcaccaactacacctgaaccaacaactgttacaactgaatcaccaactacacctgaaccaacaacaACTGTTACAAcagaatcaccaactacacctggaCCAACAACCTCCAGTACGACTGAATCAACTACAACCACCCAAACTCCGGGGGTAGTTAATGTCCCGCTCTCTTTCAGTATTGATCGTGAATTTAATCCAAGTTTAAGTGTTCGAAGTTCTCCCGAATTCCAATCCTTGTCTACCGATATTATTAGAGGG CTTAATAATGTGTTTCGAGAAACCCCAAATTTCCGTCGAGCATCTGTCAATAGTTTCAG GAGAGGATCCATTATCGCAGATTGCAACCTAGCGTTTGAAAACAACACTATCCCGCCCACTGAGTCCGAAGTGGTGAGACAATTGCTGAATAATTTAGACAACGGCACAGAGTTAGGAAATGTTACACTTTTTCCAAGAACCATCCGTTCTGGTG CTACCACTGTGAACAATTTGGAGCCTATTTCTTTGACTATTTCCTATGTGATAGAAGATAGGGCTTTCACCACCGACCTCAGCAACATGGGTTCCACTGCGTTTGGAGATCTCAGCTCTTCAGTGATTAATTGG CTTAATCCAGTGTTGACCTCTGTGTTGCTTCCAAGTACCATGTCCAATTATACTGTCATGTTTAG CAATGATTCAACAATGGTGCAAGTATCTACAAACGTGCAAATCAACACCACCGCCATTGCGAATCCGCAAATGCTGCTTATGTTACTCAGTCAAAATGTCAGTGACTCGGGCTTTGATATCGTCATCTCCAGTATTATCGTGAACG GTATGAGCCTTGTCACTGACAGATTCCCACTGCAACTTCGCTTCACCAATCTAAACTTCACAACCGACCTCGACATGAGAGGAACCAACAGGTTCAGAAACCTCAGCGCCACCATAACAGAAGTG GTGAACGATATCTTCAGAAATAATCCCAACTTCACCGATATCGTAGTTAATGGATTTGC GCGTGGGTCAGTTTTGAGCGACACAACTATCACCGCGGAAAGAGGCACTATAACACCAGCCGCTGCAGCCCAAGCACTGGCCAATAACGCTGATGCGTTTGCCAGGAGGGGTCTACGCTTGGATGCCAACGCCCTTACCAACACAA CGACTACTGTGCCAACAACCACGACGGGAAGGACTACCGCGGTTACCATGACAACCCCGCCAATCATGCCAACCACGCCAATCATGCCAACCACGCCAACCACGCCCGGTCAGACGGTCAACCAGATTCCACCACAACCGTTCCCAAGTTTTGCTATTGCCATCATCGTCATGTGTATCCTTGCGCTCTTCGCCACGATCATCGCTATTGTCCTG TGTATTAAGAGCGGTTATTGGTCCAAAATGACAAATGCCTTCCAGTTGGAATCCCCTGATAATTTAGACTTGCGACTTCCAATGTTTGGG GGGCGATCGTACAACTTCAACTGA